Proteins encoded by one window of Arachis hypogaea cultivar Tifrunner chromosome 1, arahy.Tifrunner.gnm2.J5K5, whole genome shotgun sequence:
- the LOC114924760 gene encoding uncharacterized protein yields the protein MTTNLIECINSVLKGARNLPVLALVRATYYQLNKLSTQKSVQAHDGTRLISEKVSVIDLARRICDCGHFQVERLPCRHVIACCANQCLDWQLYVHDVYKMTEVRKVYRFEFTPIGDPKTWPAYEGPTLVGNPTLRRMSKGHAKLTRYLNEMDSRDMRGPRLCRLSGAQGHSRSRCPQRARPSGAGE from the exons ATGACGACGAACCTTATCGAGTGCATTAACTCAGTGTTGAAGGGTGCCCGTAATCTACCTGTGTTGGCACTAGTCCGAGCAACATATTATCAGTTAAATAAACTTTCTACGCAGAAGAGTGTCCAGgctcatg ACGGAACGAGGTTGATTAGCGAAAAGGTGTCAGTCATTGATCTTGCGCGACGGATATGTGACTGTGGGCACTTTCAGGTGGAACGACTACCATGTCGCCATGTTATTGCTTGTTGTGCTAACCAGTGTCTCGATTGGCAGCTGTATGTGCATGACGTGTACAAGATGACAGAGGTTCGTAAGGTATATAGATTTGAGTTCACACCGATAGGTGATCCCAAGACATGGCCTGCATATGAGGGACCCACATTGGTCGGTAATCCCACTTTGAGGCGAATGTCAAAAGGTCACGCGAAGTTGACCAGATACTTGAATGAAATGGACTCACGCGACATGCGTGGTCCTCGACTATGCCGTCTCAGTGGTGCTCAGGGTCATAGTCGTAGTCGATGTCCTCAGCGTGCTAGACCGAGTGGTGCGGGGGAATGA